In Alistipes ihumii AP11, a genomic segment contains:
- a CDS encoding DUF349 domain-containing protein — MDTDKKDPSVPVEQVNAPGIEDMPQSAPASSEIADEEQPAQDPAPSTEAGNEKRPDAAATEQQSEAAEPGDTQTDADTSAERVDFSDEDAALAASAPEFDLGEASEEESADLKKESGDYTGKTKEELLSAFETLLSTQPVQIIRNDAEAIKVAFYKIYRSETEQLRRQFVESGGLIEQFVPPTDAAEQRLKELFAEYRRKRNEYMARLDEEKEANYRTKLQIIEELKELIDSNETLNHTFNSFRELQRRWKETGPVPQTHLKDLWETYNMYVENFYNFIKINKELRDLDLKKNYEAKLQLCEEADALVLETSVITAFHKLQKLHEQWREIGPVANEYKEPLWDRFREASSKINKRHQEYFDNIKEEQKRNLELKTQLCVRTEELSEASPTTRKEWNKASEQLIEIQKVWKTIGFAPKKDNTKIYERFRTACDRFFENKRNFYLQTKAEMENNLLLKNEICAAAEAVMDSEQWKKTTDELIALQKKWKEIGPVSRRHSDAVWKRFRTACDHFFERKAAHFSEIDSQYEENLSKKRELLEELKNFSVEERDKGFEAIKELQRRWAEIGFVPIKQKDAIQSEYRSLVDDIFARLRGSERERHMERFRGKLSSLSEGGDRRIRHERDRLYNKMKQLEADIALLENNIGFFSKSKNAEGMIRDVNDKIERAKQEMATIIEKINLIDKQGE, encoded by the coding sequence ATGGACACCGACAAGAAAGATCCGTCTGTTCCCGTGGAACAAGTCAATGCCCCCGGCATTGAAGATATGCCTCAATCCGCCCCGGCATCCTCCGAGATCGCCGATGAAGAACAACCGGCCCAAGATCCGGCGCCGAGCACTGAAGCCGGAAACGAAAAACGGCCGGACGCGGCTGCAACCGAACAGCAGTCCGAAGCCGCAGAGCCGGGCGATACGCAAACGGACGCGGATACTTCCGCGGAAAGAGTCGACTTCTCGGACGAGGACGCCGCACTGGCCGCGAGCGCTCCCGAATTCGATCTGGGCGAAGCCAGCGAGGAGGAGAGCGCCGACCTGAAAAAAGAATCCGGCGACTATACGGGCAAAACGAAAGAGGAACTCTTGTCGGCATTCGAAACGTTGCTCTCGACCCAGCCGGTACAGATCATACGCAACGACGCGGAGGCGATCAAGGTAGCCTTTTACAAAATATACCGGAGCGAGACGGAACAGTTGCGCCGGCAGTTCGTCGAGTCGGGCGGCCTGATCGAGCAATTCGTACCGCCTACGGACGCGGCCGAGCAGCGCCTCAAGGAGCTGTTCGCCGAGTACCGCCGCAAGCGGAACGAGTACATGGCCCGTCTGGACGAGGAGAAAGAAGCCAATTACCGGACCAAGCTGCAGATCATCGAGGAGCTCAAAGAACTGATCGACAGCAACGAAACGCTCAACCATACGTTCAATTCCTTCCGCGAGTTGCAGCGTCGCTGGAAGGAGACGGGCCCCGTGCCCCAGACCCACCTGAAAGACTTGTGGGAAACGTACAACATGTACGTTGAGAATTTCTACAATTTCATCAAGATCAACAAGGAACTGCGCGATCTGGACCTGAAGAAGAACTACGAGGCCAAGCTGCAGCTTTGCGAGGAAGCCGATGCGCTCGTACTGGAAACTTCCGTCATCACGGCTTTCCACAAATTGCAGAAACTGCACGAGCAATGGCGCGAGATCGGACCGGTCGCCAACGAATACAAAGAGCCGCTGTGGGACCGTTTCCGCGAGGCGAGCTCGAAAATCAACAAAAGGCATCAGGAGTATTTCGACAACATCAAGGAGGAGCAGAAGCGCAATCTGGAATTGAAAACCCAGCTTTGCGTCCGCACCGAGGAACTCTCGGAGGCTTCGCCGACGACCCGCAAGGAGTGGAACAAGGCGTCGGAACAGCTGATCGAAATTCAAAAGGTATGGAAAACGATCGGCTTCGCTCCCAAAAAGGACAACACGAAAATATACGAGCGCTTCCGCACGGCCTGCGACCGCTTTTTCGAGAACAAGCGGAACTTCTACCTGCAGACTAAGGCCGAGATGGAGAACAACCTGCTCCTGAAGAACGAAATCTGTGCGGCGGCAGAAGCCGTTATGGACAGCGAGCAATGGAAAAAGACGACCGACGAGCTGATCGCCCTGCAGAAAAAGTGGAAAGAGATCGGTCCCGTTTCGCGCCGCCATTCCGATGCCGTCTGGAAACGCTTCCGCACGGCCTGCGACCATTTCTTCGAGCGCAAGGCGGCCCATTTCTCGGAGATCGACTCCCAATACGAGGAAAACCTGTCGAAAAAGCGGGAATTGCTCGAGGAACTGAAAAATTTCTCGGTCGAGGAACGGGACAAGGGCTTCGAGGCGATCAAGGAACTCCAACGCCGCTGGGCCGAGATCGGGTTCGTTCCCATCAAACAGAAGGACGCGATCCAAAGCGAGTACCGCTCGCTGGTGGACGATATCTTCGCGCGGCTTCGCGGCAGCGAGCGGGAACGCCACATGGAGCGTTTCCGGGGCAAGTTGTCGAGCCTGTCCGAAGGAGGCGACCGCCGCATCCGCCACGAACGGGACCGGCTGTACAACAAGATGAAGCAACTGGAAGCCGACATCGCGCTGCTCGAAAACAACATCGGCTTTTTCTCGAAAAGCAAGAACGCGGAGGGAATGATCCGCGACGTGAACGACAAGATCGAGCGCGCCAAGCAGGAAATGGCGACCATCATCGAAAAGATTAATCTGATAGACAAGCAAGGAGAGTAA
- the crcB gene encoding fluoride efflux transporter CrcB, producing the protein MKALLLVGAGGFAGSALRYLISRLMLPWAVSSGFPFSTLTVNVAGSLLIGALMGLGLSGGWALLCIVGFCGGFTTFSTFSLETVTLLRAGSYLPAALYMWSSMVLSIAAVCGGYYLGTKFNTFE; encoded by the coding sequence ATGAAAGCTCTTTTGCTGGTCGGTGCCGGCGGCTTCGCCGGAAGCGCGCTGAGATATCTCATTTCGCGGCTGATGCTGCCTTGGGCGGTGTCGTCCGGCTTTCCGTTTTCTACGTTGACGGTCAATGTGGCGGGCTCGCTGCTGATCGGCGCGCTGATGGGTCTCGGATTGTCCGGCGGTTGGGCCTTGCTTTGCATCGTCGGTTTTTGCGGAGGGTTTACGACGTTTTCGACTTTTTCGCTCGAGACCGTCACGTTGCTTCGGGCGGGCAGCTATCTTCCGGCCGCGCTGTATATGTGGTCGAGCATGGTGCTTTCGATTGCGGCCGTCTGCGGCGGCTACTATCTGGGAACTAAATTCAATACCTTTGAATAA
- a CDS encoding CTP synthase, translating to MAVANTNKTKFIFVTGGVASSLGKGIISASLAKLLQARGYKVAIQKLDPYINVDPGTLNPYEHGECYVTEDGAETDLDLGHYERFTNIPTSQANNVTTGRIYQSVINKERRGEFLGKTVQVIPHITDEIKRRIKLLSAKKIYDVIITEIGGTVGDIESLPYIEAVRQLRYELGYSNSLVVHLTLIPYMAASGELKTKPTQHSVKQLLENGLQPDILVLRTEKHLTNEIRRKVALFCNVDVNAVVESIDVPTIYEVPLMMLNQKLDIVALNKLQLPDNGEPDLKAWIEFVDKVKHPQTQVNIALVGKYTELPDAYKSISESFIHAGAANHTKVKLQYINSEKITEENIASQLKGMCGILVAPGFGHRGIEGKILAVRYAREKKIPFFGICLGMQCCVIEFARHVLGYEDANSTEMASTSHPVIDLMEEQKGVTEKGGTMRLGGYPCTLEKGSKAYAAYGRKDIVERHRHRYEFNNDYLEEFVRAGLKPVGVNPDTNLVEVVEMQDHPWFIGVQYHPEYKSTALHPHPLFVSFVKASTQYCKDNNGSK from the coding sequence ATGGCTGTAGCTAACACGAACAAGACGAAATTCATTTTTGTAACCGGAGGCGTGGCTTCCTCTTTGGGCAAGGGCATCATCTCCGCCTCGCTGGCCAAGCTGCTGCAAGCTCGCGGCTATAAGGTGGCCATCCAGAAACTCGATCCGTATATCAACGTCGATCCCGGCACGCTGAATCCTTACGAGCACGGCGAATGCTACGTAACCGAGGACGGCGCCGAGACCGACCTCGATCTGGGACATTACGAGCGGTTTACGAACATTCCGACCTCTCAGGCCAACAACGTGACCACGGGCCGCATCTATCAGAGCGTAATCAACAAGGAGCGACGGGGCGAGTTTCTGGGCAAGACCGTGCAGGTCATTCCTCACATTACGGATGAAATCAAGCGCCGCATCAAGCTGCTCAGCGCGAAGAAAATCTACGACGTCATCATTACGGAAATCGGCGGCACGGTCGGCGACATCGAGTCCCTGCCGTATATCGAGGCGGTCCGCCAGCTGCGCTACGAGCTGGGGTACAGCAACTCGCTGGTGGTGCATCTGACGCTGATCCCCTACATGGCAGCCTCGGGCGAGCTGAAGACGAAACCTACGCAGCACTCGGTCAAGCAGTTGCTCGAGAACGGGCTGCAACCCGACATTCTGGTGCTGCGCACCGAAAAGCATCTGACCAACGAGATCCGCCGTAAGGTAGCGCTGTTCTGCAACGTGGACGTGAACGCGGTAGTCGAATCGATCGACGTGCCGACGATCTACGAGGTCCCGCTGATGATGCTGAACCAAAAGCTCGACATCGTGGCACTCAACAAATTGCAGTTACCCGACAACGGAGAACCCGACCTGAAAGCATGGATCGAGTTCGTCGATAAGGTCAAGCACCCGCAGACTCAGGTCAATATCGCTCTGGTGGGCAAGTATACCGAGCTTCCGGATGCCTACAAGTCGATCTCCGAGTCGTTCATTCATGCCGGTGCGGCCAATCATACCAAGGTCAAGCTGCAATACATCAACTCGGAGAAAATCACCGAGGAAAATATCGCCTCACAGCTCAAGGGCATGTGCGGCATTTTGGTGGCTCCGGGGTTCGGACACCGGGGCATCGAGGGCAAAATACTGGCCGTAAGGTACGCCCGCGAAAAGAAAATCCCGTTTTTCGGCATCTGTCTCGGCATGCAGTGCTGCGTGATCGAGTTCGCCCGTCACGTGTTGGGCTACGAAGACGCCAACTCGACCGAAATGGCCAGCACGTCGCATCCGGTCATCGACCTGATGGAAGAGCAGAAGGGAGTTACCGAGAAAGGAGGCACGATGCGTTTGGGAGGCTATCCGTGCACCCTCGAGAAAGGATCGAAGGCCTATGCGGCATACGGCCGCAAGGACATCGTCGAGCGTCATCGCCACCGCTACGAGTTCAACAACGACTACCTCGAGGAGTTCGTTCGGGCCGGTCTGAAACCGGTCGGCGTCAATCCGGACACCAATCTGGTCGAAGTGGTCGAAATGCAGGACCATCCGTGGTTCATCGGCGTACAATACCATCCCGAATACAAGAGCACGGCCCTGCATCCGCATCCGCTTTTCGTATCGTTCGTCAAAGCGTCGACCCAGTACTGTAAAGATAACAACGGCAGCAAATAA
- the pta gene encoding phosphate acetyltransferase, whose protein sequence is MEFVEKIKQKAKSNLKTIVLPEAEEERNLKAADRILSEGFAKLILIGNPEKVHHLASELYLENIAGAEIVDPNDNPKKQQYVDLMLKLRASKGLTAEQAEKLIVNPLYLGALMVKAGDADGEVAGANNPTGDVLRPAFQYVKTLPGISVVSGAFIMMLPDTMFGENGMMVFADCAVHPNPTAEELAQIAVMTGRTTRAIAGFEPRIAMLSFSTKGSAKHEMVDKVVRATELAKQMDPSLAIDGELQADAAIVPGIGASKAPGSKIAGKANVLVFPTLEVGNIAYKLVQRMAHAEAIGPILQGMAAPINDLSRGCSVDDIVSLVAITACQAGGME, encoded by the coding sequence ATGGAATTTGTTGAAAAAATCAAACAAAAGGCCAAGAGCAATCTCAAGACGATCGTATTGCCCGAGGCCGAGGAAGAGAGAAACCTGAAGGCTGCCGACCGGATTCTCAGCGAAGGCTTCGCGAAGCTGATCCTGATCGGCAATCCCGAGAAGGTGCATCACCTGGCTTCCGAACTGTATCTCGAGAATATCGCCGGCGCGGAGATCGTCGATCCCAACGACAATCCGAAAAAGCAGCAATACGTCGATCTGATGCTGAAGCTGCGCGCCTCGAAAGGCCTGACCGCCGAGCAGGCCGAGAAGCTGATCGTCAATCCGCTCTATCTGGGTGCGCTGATGGTCAAGGCCGGCGATGCCGACGGCGAAGTGGCCGGAGCGAACAATCCGACGGGCGACGTGCTCCGGCCCGCTTTCCAGTACGTGAAGACGCTGCCGGGCATCAGCGTCGTGTCGGGCGCTTTCATCATGATGCTTCCGGATACGATGTTCGGCGAGAACGGCATGATGGTTTTTGCCGACTGCGCCGTGCATCCGAATCCGACGGCCGAGGAGCTGGCTCAGATCGCCGTGATGACCGGACGCACGACCCGCGCGATTGCCGGGTTCGAGCCTCGTATCGCGATGCTGAGCTTTTCGACGAAAGGATCGGCCAAGCACGAAATGGTCGACAAGGTGGTCCGCGCTACCGAACTGGCCAAGCAGATGGACCCGTCGCTCGCGATCGACGGCGAATTGCAGGCCGATGCGGCCATCGTTCCGGGCATCGGGGCCAGCAAGGCACCGGGCAGCAAGATCGCCGGCAAGGCGAACGTGCTCGTCTTCCCTACCCTCGAGGTGGGCAACATCGCCTACAAGCTCGTACAGCGCATGGCGCATGCCGAGGCGATCGGCCCGATCCTGCAGGGAATGGCCGCTCCGATCAACGACCTTTCGCGCGGATGCTCGGTCGACGACATCGTGTCGCTGGTAGCCATTACGGCTTGTCAGGCCGGGGGAATGGAGTGA
- a CDS encoding alpha/beta hydrolase, with product MEASIFRIPLPDDYEGSVAATLVRFAAGRAPSRAVLYLHGYVDYFFQTHMARWFVARGWSFYALDLRKYGRSLEAGQTPYYCRDLHEYYPEIDRSIERMRQDRIERIVLMGHSTGGLLASLYASDGRRRADIERLILNSPFFEFNASWFKRRVAVPVAAVLGRLWPYAHKKNELSPFYFDSVYRGARGEWDFDTQWKPRDGVPLYFIWLGAIRKAQRRLRRGLGLRIPVLVLSSADSCRAKTWNDCFRSADAVLNVADIRRYAGCLGSCVTSVTIEGGLHDLVLSAAPVREKVLETMTSWLDCPESRSDPSSGESSA from the coding sequence ATGGAAGCAAGCATTTTCCGGATACCTTTACCCGATGATTACGAAGGTAGCGTGGCGGCGACTTTGGTCCGCTTTGCGGCCGGGCGCGCTCCGTCGCGGGCCGTATTGTATTTGCACGGATATGTCGACTATTTTTTCCAGACGCACATGGCGCGATGGTTCGTCGCGCGCGGATGGAGCTTCTATGCGCTCGATCTGCGCAAGTACGGCCGCTCGCTGGAGGCCGGCCAGACTCCGTATTATTGCCGCGATCTGCATGAGTATTATCCCGAGATCGACCGTTCGATCGAGCGGATGCGTCAGGACCGGATCGAACGGATCGTTCTGATGGGCCATTCGACCGGAGGATTGCTCGCTTCGCTGTACGCTTCCGACGGCCGGCGTCGTGCCGACATAGAGCGACTGATTCTCAACAGTCCTTTTTTCGAGTTCAACGCGTCATGGTTCAAAAGGCGCGTAGCCGTTCCTGTTGCCGCCGTTCTCGGACGGCTGTGGCCCTATGCTCATAAGAAAAACGAGCTCTCTCCGTTCTATTTCGACAGCGTTTATCGGGGGGCGCGCGGGGAATGGGATTTCGACACGCAGTGGAAACCGCGCGACGGCGTACCGCTCTATTTCATTTGGCTCGGCGCGATCCGCAAGGCGCAGCGACGATTGCGGCGCGGTCTCGGACTGCGTATTCCCGTACTCGTTCTTTCTTCGGCGGATTCGTGTCGCGCCAAAACATGGAACGATTGCTTCCGTTCGGCCGATGCCGTGCTGAACGTTGCGGATATAAGGCGTTATGCAGGTTGTCTGGGCTCCTGCGTGACGAGTGTGACGATCGAGGGAGGATTGCATGATCTGGTGCTTTCGGCCGCTCCGGTCCGGGAAAAAGTCTTGGAAACGATGACATCCTGGCTCGATTGCCCTGAAAGCCGATCAGACCCTTCGTCCGGAGAATCTTCGGCATAA
- a CDS encoding DedA family protein, protein MHYLIDFVLHIDVHLAALVAQYGIWVYAILFVIVFCETGLVVTPFLPGDSLLFVAGALAALPTNGLNVHLLALAMAFAAVLGDASNYEIGRLFGTKLFRNPNSKIFKQSYLEKTHAFYDKYGGKTIVIARFVPVVRTFAPFVAGMGRMSYRHFAAFNVTGGILWVALFIYAGYLFGGLDIVQRNLKLLIVAIIVLSVLPAVIEVWRARRGRRKTK, encoded by the coding sequence ATTCATTATCTGATCGATTTCGTTCTGCATATCGACGTGCATCTGGCCGCGCTGGTGGCTCAGTACGGAATATGGGTTTATGCGATTTTGTTCGTCATCGTATTTTGCGAGACCGGGCTGGTCGTTACTCCTTTTTTGCCTGGCGATTCGCTGCTGTTCGTAGCCGGGGCTTTGGCCGCCCTGCCGACCAACGGCCTGAACGTGCATCTTTTGGCGCTCGCGATGGCCTTTGCCGCCGTGCTGGGCGATGCATCCAACTATGAGATCGGGAGATTGTTCGGAACCAAACTTTTCCGTAATCCGAACTCGAAGATTTTCAAGCAGAGCTATCTGGAAAAGACGCATGCCTTCTATGACAAGTACGGCGGGAAGACGATCGTCATCGCCCGCTTCGTGCCCGTCGTCCGGACTTTCGCGCCGTTCGTCGCGGGTATGGGGCGGATGAGCTACCGTCACTTCGCGGCATTCAACGTGACGGGAGGCATTCTGTGGGTGGCGCTGTTCATCTATGCCGGGTATCTGTTCGGGGGACTGGATATCGTACAGCGCAACCTGAAGCTGCTGATCGTGGCGATCATCGTTCTCTCCGTGTTGCCCGCCGTCATCGAGGTATGGCGGGCCCGCAGGGGAAGAAGGAAGACAAAATAG
- a CDS encoding response regulator transcription factor: MAYRILLVDDEADILEFIRYNLEKEDYEVFTASNGREAVETALRVVPHLILLDVMMPEMDGVETCREIRSHDSLRRTLIAFLTARGEDYSQIAGFDAGADDYIAKPIHVRVLLSRIRAMLKRFDSTVRDADGQSCGVVIDRERYLVFCEGRQLTLPRKEFELLSLLCSKPQKVFSREEIFANVWGSDVIVGDRTIDVHVRKLREKLGDRHIVTVKGVGYKFED, encoded by the coding sequence ATGGCCTATCGCATCTTGCTTGTCGACGACGAAGCCGACATTCTTGAATTCATACGCTACAATCTGGAAAAGGAGGACTACGAGGTATTTACGGCCTCGAACGGACGCGAGGCGGTCGAGACGGCGCTGCGCGTCGTGCCTCATCTGATTCTGCTCGACGTGATGATGCCCGAGATGGACGGGGTCGAAACCTGCCGCGAGATTCGCTCCCACGACTCGCTGCGCCGGACGCTGATAGCCTTTCTGACGGCTCGGGGCGAGGACTATTCCCAGATTGCCGGGTTCGATGCGGGCGCCGACGACTATATCGCCAAGCCGATCCATGTCAGGGTGCTGCTCAGCCGGATCAGGGCCATGCTCAAACGATTCGACTCAACGGTCCGAGATGCCGACGGGCAGTCGTGCGGCGTCGTGATCGATCGGGAGCGCTATCTGGTCTTTTGCGAGGGCCGTCAGTTGACGCTTCCGCGCAAGGAGTTCGAGCTGTTGAGCCTGCTCTGTTCGAAACCTCAGAAGGTATTCTCGCGGGAGGAAATTTTCGCAAACGTTTGGGGCAGCGACGTGATCGTGGGCGACCGGACGATCGACGTGCATGTCCGCAAACTGCGGGAGAAGCTCGGAGACAGGCATATCGTAACGGTCAAGGGCGTAGGGTACAAGTTCGAGGATTAA
- the yidC gene encoding membrane protein insertase YidC, protein MDKKSLLGLLIIGVILFVFTWHSSKQQAEIARQQASIDSAARASLPVETVASEIDPASPSPTADSAALREKQQREEHLGRYLYAATEGTETFYTIENDLLKIRFSNKGGRVASVELKDYKTYRQTPLLLFADSTSVFDLSFFIKKGYNNTQINTSEYYFEPVDANGLAFASGEEQKNFAMRLNVDSASYVEYLYTIRRDNYMIDFDVRFVGMDDLLAPNQGDLEINWQNVGPQNEKGFDNENNYTTIAYNFPGDNTIEELGMSKETKDETVNSKIKWVAFKQQFFSSILIAGNDFQNATLQYETFASGSGNIKQFHAQLSVPYTPQTDSYGFSFYFGPNKYSTLKKYDDLHLQRLVPLGGWIIGWVNRWLVIPTFDFLGKYIANYGLIILLLTIFIKIIISPLTYKSYLSTAKMRLLKPEMDKINEKYPKQEDAMKKQQAMMALYKSAGVNPMGGCLPLLIQFPILIAMFRFFPASIELRGKSFLWADDLSSYDSILHLPFDIPFYGDHVSLFALLMAVSVFITSKISYSQTAQAGPQMAGMKFMMLYLMPLMLLFWFNNYSSGLSYYYLVSNIITMGQTFGFRYIVNEDKLHQRMKENARKPKKMSKFQQRYEELMKQREQLARQQAAARNKRK, encoded by the coding sequence ATGGACAAGAAATCGCTATTGGGTCTACTTATCATAGGCGTCATTCTTTTTGTATTCACATGGCATAGCAGCAAGCAGCAGGCGGAAATAGCAAGGCAGCAGGCTTCGATCGACTCGGCGGCCAGAGCCTCGCTGCCGGTCGAGACGGTCGCGTCCGAAATCGATCCCGCATCGCCTTCCCCGACGGCGGACAGCGCGGCTCTGCGGGAGAAACAACAGCGCGAGGAACATTTGGGCCGTTATCTGTACGCGGCGACCGAAGGCACTGAAACATTCTACACGATCGAGAACGACCTGCTGAAAATCCGCTTCTCGAATAAGGGAGGCCGCGTCGCGTCGGTCGAGCTGAAAGACTATAAGACCTACCGTCAAACTCCGCTCCTGCTGTTCGCCGACTCTACCTCGGTGTTCGATCTCTCCTTCTTCATCAAGAAAGGATACAACAACACCCAGATCAACACGAGCGAGTACTATTTCGAACCGGTCGATGCGAACGGATTGGCTTTCGCGTCCGGCGAGGAACAGAAAAACTTCGCCATGCGGCTGAACGTCGATTCCGCATCGTATGTCGAATACCTCTATACGATCCGTCGGGACAACTACATGATCGACTTCGACGTCCGGTTCGTGGGAATGGACGACCTGCTGGCGCCGAATCAGGGCGATCTGGAAATCAACTGGCAGAACGTGGGGCCTCAGAACGAGAAGGGCTTCGATAACGAGAACAACTACACGACGATCGCCTATAATTTCCCGGGCGACAACACGATCGAGGAACTGGGCATGTCGAAGGAGACCAAGGACGAGACGGTCAACTCGAAGATCAAGTGGGTGGCCTTCAAGCAGCAGTTCTTCTCGTCGATCCTGATCGCCGGAAACGACTTCCAGAACGCCACGTTGCAATACGAAACATTCGCGTCGGGCAGCGGAAATATCAAGCAGTTCCATGCCCAGCTTTCGGTTCCGTACACTCCGCAGACCGACAGCTACGGCTTCAGTTTCTACTTCGGTCCGAACAAGTACTCGACGCTGAAAAAGTACGACGACCTGCATTTGCAGCGACTCGTGCCGCTGGGCGGCTGGATTATCGGCTGGGTCAACCGCTGGCTCGTGATTCCGACGTTCGACTTTCTGGGTAAGTACATCGCAAACTACGGCCTGATCATTCTGCTGCTGACTATCTTCATCAAGATCATCATCTCGCCGCTGACCTACAAGTCCTACCTTTCGACGGCCAAGATGCGGTTACTGAAACCCGAGATGGACAAGATCAACGAGAAATACCCGAAGCAGGAGGACGCGATGAAAAAGCAGCAGGCGATGATGGCGCTTTACAAGAGCGCCGGCGTCAATCCGATGGGCGGGTGCCTCCCGTTGCTGATCCAGTTCCCGATCCTGATCGCGATGTTCCGTTTCTTCCCGGCCTCGATCGAGTTGCGCGGCAAATCGTTCCTCTGGGCCGACGACCTGTCGTCCTACGACAGCATTCTGCATCTTCCGTTCGACATCCCGTTCTACGGCGACCACGTCAGCCTGTTCGCGTTGCTGATGGCCGTATCGGTTTTCATCACCTCGAAGATCAGCTACTCGCAGACCGCCCAAGCAGGTCCGCAGATGGCCGGCATGAAGTTCATGATGCTCTACCTGATGCCGCTGATGCTGCTTTTCTGGTTCAATAACTACTCGAGCGGCCTGAGCTACTACTATCTGGTCAGCAATATCATCACGATGGGGCAGACCTTCGGATTCCGCTATATCGTCAACGAGGACAAGCTTCACCAGCGGATGAAGGAGAACGCGAGAAAACCGAAAAAGATGAGCAAGTTCCAGCAACGCTACGAAGAGCTTATGAAGCAGCGCGAGCAACTGGCGCGACAGCAGGCCGCCGCCAGAAACAAGCGGAAATAG
- a CDS encoding Gfo/Idh/MocA family protein: MDRKLRMGMIGGGNGAFIGAIHRAAALMDNQIELVCGCFSSRPDVSLASGREYFLSDERIYASFREMIEREAALPEGVRMDFVSIVTPNFLHFDPAMAALDRGFDVVLDKPMTYSLDEAYRLREKIRETGRTLALTHTYSGYPAVKEARERVASGVFGKIRKIYVEYPQGWLSDRAELQPGSNAGWRTDPARAGKAGCMGDIGTHALQLAEYVSGQRCASLCADLSAIVEGRSLDDDGAALLRFDGGASGVLIATQVAAGEENDISIRLYGEKGGMEWHQAEPNSLYVKWPDRPMEVVRTGNGYMGAAARANTRTPGGHPEGYIEAFANIYRNFARTVRARREGREPQPEWTDFPSVEDGIRGMQFIETMVRSGSDPDRKWTDWVG, from the coding sequence ATGGACAGAAAACTGAGAATGGGCATGATCGGCGGCGGCAACGGCGCATTCATCGGAGCCATACACCGGGCGGCAGCCCTGATGGACAACCAGATCGAGCTGGTCTGCGGCTGCTTCAGCAGCAGGCCCGACGTCTCGCTGGCTTCCGGGCGGGAATACTTTCTATCCGACGAGCGGATCTACGCCTCGTTCCGCGAGATGATCGAGCGCGAAGCCGCGCTGCCCGAAGGCGTGCGAATGGACTTCGTATCGATCGTAACGCCCAACTTTCTCCATTTCGATCCGGCTATGGCCGCGCTCGACCGGGGTTTCGACGTCGTGCTTGACAAGCCGATGACATACAGTCTTGACGAAGCCTATCGGTTGCGGGAAAAAATCCGCGAAACGGGCCGCACGCTGGCGCTCACGCATACCTACTCGGGCTATCCGGCCGTCAAAGAGGCTCGGGAAAGAGTTGCAAGCGGCGTATTCGGGAAAATCAGGAAAATATACGTAGAATATCCCCAAGGCTGGCTGTCCGACCGAGCGGAACTGCAACCCGGTTCGAATGCCGGATGGCGGACCGATCCGGCGAGAGCCGGAAAGGCGGGCTGCATGGGCGACATCGGCACGCATGCCCTTCAGTTGGCGGAATATGTTTCCGGACAGCGCTGCGCGAGCCTGTGCGCCGATCTGTCGGCCATTGTCGAGGGTCGCTCGCTGGACGACGACGGAGCGGCCCTGCTCCGCTTCGACGGCGGTGCAAGCGGCGTACTGATCGCCACACAGGTGGCTGCCGGCGAAGAAAACGACATTTCGATCCGCCTATACGGAGAAAAAGGCGGCATGGAATGGCATCAGGCAGAGCCCAATTCGCTGTACGTCAAATGGCCCGACCGCCCGATGGAAGTCGTGCGCACGGGCAACGGCTATATGGGTGCTGCCGCGCGGGCCAATACTCGCACGCCGGGCGGTCACCCCGAAGGCTACATCGAAGCGTTCGCCAACATCTACCGCAATTTCGCACGCACGGTCCGGGCTCGCCGGGAGGGTAGGGAGCCGCAGCCCGAATGGACCGATTTCCCGTCCGTCGAGGACGGTATCCGAGGCATGCAGTTCATCGAAACCATGGTCCGCTCGGGCTCCGATCCGGACCGAAAATGGACGGACTGGGTCGGATAG